One genomic window of Anaerofustis stercorihominis DSM 17244 includes the following:
- a CDS encoding PTS transporter subunit IIC has translation MDIILNAVQFLLDMGGSIILPFFVTILGIIFGLKFVDSFKNGLMIGVGFAGINLMVNLLVTTVQPSTDYYTKLGTGFTTVNLGWDSIASMVWSTSFALWLIPLGFILNFILVRFKVVKTLNVDIWNFYNAILTSAVTYYVALSLGASILVANILGIVIGLFLTVVACKIGDKLATSWQGYFNMPKGITCSTLDTQLTHYPISWLGAKLYDLIPGLNKLYFDINNVNEKYTAWTAPSIVGFFVGGLLGLITKQSFGTILTMAIGVASVIVLMPKMVSLLMDGLVPLSNAARSFMKKKLGEDADILIGMDVSIGLGDKCGMIVTMFLMPITILLAFILPNITFFPIGLFGGMIWSGHAAAFVSKGNLPKAIFAGTFLLAWTILCLNFMAPIATRLAHDVGVIDSMTPLITGGGFQQTQVVLVGLIGKLFGGF, from the coding sequence ATGGATATTATATTAAACGCGGTTCAATTCTTACTCGATATGGGCGGTTCAATCATTCTGCCATTCTTTGTAACGATTTTAGGAATAATATTTGGATTGAAGTTTGTTGATTCATTTAAGAATGGATTGATGATAGGTGTTGGATTTGCAGGTATCAACTTAATGGTAAACTTGCTTGTTACGACGGTACAACCTTCGACGGATTATTATACAAAACTGGGTACCGGATTTACCACCGTCAACTTAGGATGGGACAGCATAGCATCCATGGTGTGGTCTACAAGCTTTGCATTATGGCTTATACCATTAGGCTTTATACTAAACTTTATATTAGTCAGATTTAAGGTAGTAAAAACTCTAAATGTAGATATATGGAATTTTTATAATGCGATATTGACTTCTGCCGTTACATACTACGTTGCATTATCACTCGGAGCTTCAATTCTTGTTGCAAATATTTTAGGCATAGTCATAGGATTGTTCTTAACTGTCGTAGCCTGCAAAATCGGAGACAAGCTCGCAACTTCATGGCAGGGATACTTCAATATGCCTAAAGGTATCACCTGCTCCACACTGGATACTCAGCTCACCCACTACCCTATTTCATGGCTCGGTGCTAAATTATATGACCTCATACCCGGTCTAAATAAACTATATTTTGATATAAACAATGTAAATGAAAAATATACTGCGTGGACAGCCCCATCAATAGTCGGCTTCTTCGTAGGAGGACTGCTTGGACTGATCACAAAACAAAGTTTTGGAACGATACTTACAATGGCAATAGGTGTAGCAAGCGTAATCGTATTAATGCCTAAAATGGTTTCATTATTAATGGACGGATTGGTTCCTTTATCGAATGCAGCAAGGTCATTTATGAAAAAGAAACTAGGCGAAGACGCTGATATTCTTATCGGTATGGATGTATCAATCGGTCTTGGAGATAAATGCGGAATGATAGTAACTATGTTTCTAATGCCTATAACTATTTTACTGGCATTCATACTTCCTAACATAACCTTTTTCCCTATAGGTTTATTTGGGGGAATGATATGGTCCGGACATGCAGCTGCATTCGTATCAAAAGGGAACTTACCTAAAGCTATATTTGCGGGAACATTCCTTTTGGCATGGACTATCTTATGTCTGAACTTCATGGCTCCTATAGCAACTCGATTAGCACATGATGTAGGCGTAATCGACTCGATGACTCCTCTAATAACAGGCGGAGGATTCCAACAGACACAAGTAGTACTGGTTGGATTGATAGGTAAATTATTCGGCGGATTTTAA
- a CDS encoding class II aldolase/adducin family protein — MNTKQELIRISKLLEQKGFTNAFQGNISIIDRNLGKLFITPSGTRKLTLTEEEVAVLDMDGKQLEGTVKKSSEYKMHLAALQYRPDCTAVIHCHSVYLTAFSMLGETVDPKCHEEFLLTRGIPCLPWGKGGTSDIYKGLEEQIKYHDIVLLGNHGALCVGSDLEKAFKVLEAVDNTLRAWVLAMQIGNGKVVDIPIWDELIKQKEKAIHNL; from the coding sequence ATGAATACTAAACAGGAATTAATCAGGATTTCAAAATTATTGGAACAAAAAGGATTTACAAATGCATTTCAAGGAAACATTTCAATTATTGACAGAAATTTGGGAAAATTATTTATTACTCCTTCAGGAACAAGAAAACTTACACTGACGGAAGAAGAAGTCGCTGTTTTGGATATGGACGGAAAGCAGTTGGAAGGAACGGTAAAGAAATCGTCAGAATATAAAATGCACTTGGCTGCACTGCAATATCGCCCTGACTGCACCGCTGTTATCCACTGCCACAGCGTATATTTAACCGCATTTTCAATGCTCGGAGAAACAGTCGACCCCAAATGTCACGAAGAGTTCCTTCTAACGAGAGGTATTCCTTGCCTGCCTTGGGGAAAAGGCGGGACATCTGATATTTACAAAGGTCTTGAAGAGCAGATAAAATACCATGATATAGTTTTACTTGGCAATCATGGTGCCCTTTGCGTCGGTTCTGATCTTGAAAAAGCCTTTAAAGTATTGGAAGCAGTTGATAATACTCTCAGAGCCTGGGTACTTGCTATGCAAATCGGTAACGGAAAAGTCGTTGATATCCCTATTTGGGATGAACTGATAAAACAAAAAGAAAAAGCGATCCACAATCTATAA
- a CDS encoding PTS sugar transporter subunit IIA — MLNDVIVIDGEAKNWKDAINLTFNELYKKGYVKPSFYEACIEREIKFPTGLNSHIPVAIPHTDAIHVNKQAICVLRLKEPVSFYSIEDATKKVDAQFIFNMALKRNEDQLTLLKAVINIVQDKTFLEKAKKLNLNEVKNLFYKKWITEVE, encoded by the coding sequence ATGCTTAATGACGTTATAGTGATAGATGGAGAAGCAAAAAACTGGAAAGATGCAATAAATTTAACTTTTAATGAATTATACAAAAAGGGTTATGTAAAACCATCTTTTTATGAGGCTTGTATAGAAAGGGAAATAAAATTTCCCACAGGGCTTAATAGCCATATCCCGGTTGCGATACCGCATACCGATGCGATCCATGTAAACAAACAAGCTATTTGTGTTCTCAGGCTCAAAGAGCCGGTATCGTTTTACAGTATTGAAGATGCAACAAAAAAAGTAGATGCCCAGTTTATTTTTAATATGGCACTGAAAAGAAATGAAGACCAGTTGACTTTATTAAAGGCTGTTATAAATATCGTTCAGGATAAAACATTCCTTGAAAAAGCTAAAAAACTAAACTTAAATGAAGTCAAAAATTTATTTTATAAAAAATGGATAACAGAAGTTGAATAA
- a CDS encoding cupin domain-containing protein encodes MKVLIRRPNDKEKKIMKKCEIWEHKKGVFDWEYKDKQETCLIIKGSASVKGKNESAEYFFKEGDLVTFPTNWDCQWKITEDMKKYYIFDYDFNS; translated from the coding sequence ATGAAAGTATTGATAAGAAGACCCAATGATAAAGAAAAAAAGATAATGAAAAAGTGCGAAATATGGGAACATAAAAAAGGCGTATTCGATTGGGAATATAAAGACAAACAAGAAACATGTCTCATAATTAAAGGCAGTGCTTCGGTAAAAGGGAAAAACGAATCTGCAGAATATTTTTTTAAAGAAGGTGACCTGGTTACATTCCCTACGAATTGGGACTGTCAGTGGAAAATCACTGAAGATATGAAAAAGTATTATATATTCGACTATGACTTCAATTCATAA
- a CDS encoding Cof-type HAD-IIB family hydrolase, with product MYELIAIDLDGTLLDDDKNITKENLKALNWCKKQNIITVLASGRGLSATRSIAKKISSFNDYHICCNGGLIFNTYKEDHKIIKTLNQNDFNNIIDDLRYINASVGVQSPDGFYYEINTNADMLKEKVFYSDKDLIKINLKNVKEPILITCYINNKKQYDEIFDIIKKYDINITQSEKNWIEIFPKGVNKYNALKIIADSYNIDKKNIIAIGDQTNDIEMVKNAGLGICVKNACKDLKDVSDMISPYSNNQNAVYHIIKEILKCSI from the coding sequence ATGTATGAATTGATTGCGATTGATTTAGATGGAACTTTATTGGATGATGATAAGAATATAACAAAAGAAAATCTAAAAGCATTAAATTGGTGCAAAAAACAAAATATCATCACTGTATTAGCAAGCGGAAGAGGACTGAGTGCAACAAGGAGTATAGCGAAAAAGATCAGTTCTTTCAATGATTATCATATATGCTGTAACGGAGGATTGATTTTCAATACTTATAAAGAAGATCATAAAATAATAAAAACATTAAATCAAAATGATTTTAATAATATTATTGATGACCTTAGGTATATAAATGCTTCTGTAGGGGTACAAAGTCCTGATGGCTTTTACTATGAAATAAATACTAATGCAGATATGCTGAAGGAAAAAGTTTTTTATTCTGACAAAGATTTAATAAAAATAAACTTAAAAAATGTAAAGGAACCTATTTTAATTACATGCTATATAAACAATAAAAAACAATATGATGAAATTTTTGATATAATTAAAAAATATGATATAAACATTACACAATCAGAAAAGAACTGGATAGAAATTTTCCCCAAAGGCGTAAATAAATATAATGCATTAAAAATAATTGCGGATAGTTACAATATAGACAAAAAGAATATTATTGCAATAGGAGATCAAACAAACGATATTGAAATGGTGAAAAATGCGGGACTTGGTATATGTGTAAAGAATGCATGCAAAGATTTAAAAGACGTATCTGATATGATAAGTCCATATTCGAATAACCAAAATGCTGTTTATCATATAATAAAAGAAATACTTAAATGCTCCATTTAA
- a CDS encoding PTS sugar transporter subunit IIA: MADLEFNKDLIFFDVEADSNLDALDNVAHKLLDLGYVKESYVEAVKEREKVFATGLPVENFAVAVPHTDVEHVNKQSICVATLKKPVTFEVMAGAGEKCEVSILFMLALKEPHQQLAMLQTVISLIQQEDKLKAIYESKDKDLILKIVEEELAKQAEEA; this comes from the coding sequence ATGGCAGATTTAGAATTTAACAAAGACCTTATATTTTTTGATGTGGAGGCTGACAGTAATTTAGATGCACTTGATAACGTTGCACACAAATTATTAGATCTTGGTTATGTAAAAGAAAGTTATGTAGAAGCGGTAAAAGAAAGAGAAAAAGTATTTGCAACAGGACTTCCTGTAGAAAACTTTGCAGTAGCTGTTCCTCATACAGATGTTGAACATGTTAACAAACAAAGTATTTGTGTTGCTACTCTTAAAAAACCTGTAACATTTGAAGTTATGGCAGGTGCAGGAGAAAAATGTGAAGTTTCGATTTTATTCATGTTAGCATTAAAAGAACCACATCAACAATTAGCTATGCTACAAACAGTTATTTCTCTTATCCAACAAGAAGATAAACTAAAAGCGATTTACGAATCAAAAGATAAAGATTTGATTTTAAAAATTGTTGAAGAAGAATTAGCTAAACAAGCAGAAGAAGCGTAA
- a CDS encoding class II aldolase/adducin family protein, giving the protein MSQNIQELREAICDVGRKMYDRQLCSTNDGNISIRLDDGNFLITPTGVSKGFMTPDMMCIVDKDGNLVEENGPWKGTSEFKLHYKIYQLRPDVNAVVHAHPLYGTVFAAANMPLDKPICTEAALNLGEIPVIKYGLPGTFEICGDIEDYVEYHDAVLMRYHGAVTFGPDVLTAYYRMESLEFIAQQEFAARAMGIVEKATIPQNVIDELYELRREKYSAPDSMGPHHIANKK; this is encoded by the coding sequence ATGAGTCAAAATATTCAAGAGTTAAGAGAAGCGATTTGTGACGTAGGACGTAAAATGTACGACAGACAACTTTGTTCTACAAATGATGGTAACATTTCAATAAGATTAGATGATGGTAACTTCCTAATCACACCAACAGGAGTAAGCAAAGGTTTCATGACACCTGACATGATGTGTATAGTAGATAAAGACGGTAATTTAGTTGAAGAAAACGGTCCATGGAAAGGTACAAGTGAATTTAAACTTCATTATAAAATATATCAGTTAAGACCAGACGTAAATGCGGTAGTTCATGCTCATCCACTATACGGAACAGTATTTGCAGCAGCTAATATGCCTTTAGATAAACCAATCTGTACAGAAGCAGCACTTAACTTAGGTGAAATCCCTGTAATCAAATACGGTTTACCTGGAACATTCGAAATCTGCGGAGATATCGAAGATTATGTAGAATACCATGACGCAGTATTAATGAGATATCACGGTGCCGTAACATTCGGTCCTGATGTACTAACAGCTTACTATAGAATGGAAAGCTTAGAATTCATCGCACAACAAGAATTTGCAGCAAGAGCAATGGGTATCGTAGAAAAAGCTACAATCCCACAAAATGTTATTGATGAATTATATGAACTAAGAAGAGAAAAATATTCTGCTCCTGATTCTATGGGTCCTCATCATATTGCAAACAAAAAATAA
- a CDS encoding MBL fold metallo-hydrolase: MYELIQVGNNTFYMDSPNKIGFYRYDNNKIYLIDSGNGKDYAKKVLKILDEKGWELEGIINTHSHADHIGGNDTLEKRTGCKISTNEIEHAFTKYTILEPAFIYGAYPPKRLQKKFLMAKSSNASVDLNNIPKGLEIINLPGHSYDMIGVRTDDNVYFVGDSLFPKEVLNKYHIATIYDIKNFLRTLDYLETLKGDFFIPTHAEASSNLKNLIELNRNKVFEIINLLLDILKRPLSLNVITKKVFDYYQIEINYVQYHLVEGTLKAFISYLIDEKKVDVIFDNNFLLYCLREN; this comes from the coding sequence ATGTACGAATTAATTCAAGTAGGTAATAATACTTTTTATATGGACTCACCCAATAAAATAGGTTTTTACAGATACGATAATAATAAAATATATTTGATTGATTCCGGAAACGGAAAAGACTATGCAAAAAAAGTTTTAAAAATTTTAGATGAAAAAGGATGGGAGCTTGAAGGTATAATCAATACACATTCTCATGCAGACCACATCGGCGGAAACGATACTTTAGAAAAAAGAACGGGATGTAAAATAAGCACAAATGAAATAGAGCACGCTTTTACCAAATATACGATATTGGAACCGGCATTTATTTACGGAGCATACCCTCCCAAAAGGCTTCAAAAAAAGTTTTTAATGGCAAAATCAAGCAATGCTTCGGTTGATCTTAATAATATACCGAAAGGACTTGAAATAATAAACCTTCCGGGACACAGCTATGATATGATAGGTGTAAGGACAGACGATAATGTATATTTCGTTGGAGACAGCTTGTTCCCAAAGGAAGTATTAAATAAATATCATATAGCTACAATTTATGATATAAAAAACTTTTTAAGAACACTCGATTATCTAGAAACACTAAAAGGAGATTTTTTTATCCCTACTCATGCAGAAGCTTCAAGCAACTTAAAAAATCTAATCGAATTAAATAGAAATAAGGTATTTGAAATAATAAATTTACTTCTGGATATTTTAAAAAGACCATTAAGTTTAAATGTCATTACAAAAAAAGTATTTGATTACTATCAAATAGAAATAAATTATGTACAATACCATTTGGTAGAAGGAACTTTAAAAGCATTCATTTCATATTTAATAGATGAAAAAAAAGTCGACGTAATATTTGATAACAATTTTTTATTATACTGTTTAAGGGAAAATTAA
- a CDS encoding YgiQ family radical SAM protein, with protein MKINNEFLITTKYEMERKNISQLDFIIVTGDAYIDHPSFGTAIIGRHLESLGFNIGVIPQPNWKDKEAFKVLGRPKYAFLVNSGNIDSMVNHYTASKKKRNDDVYTEGGEANKRPDRAVIVYSNMIRMAYKKVNIIIGGIEASLRRFAHYDYWDNKVRRSILTDSTANMLTYGSGEKVLGEIANRLRNGEQLEEIKDVRGTCYITAKIENIENSLIIPSFKEVNEDKENYNKAFKAQYQNQDPITGKTLIQFMDKNYLVQNPPMMPLNREELDKVYGLKYTRKSHPMYKKEIPAIKEIEFSVTSNRGCFGNCSFCALTFHQGRMVQSRSKKSIIEEVKLLTTLDGFKGYIHDIGGPTANFKHPSCNKQMEHGTCIGFNKTCLSPTPCKNINADHSEFIDVLREARKVKNVKKVFVRSGIRYDYLLLEKDPKVLEELVKYHISGQLKIAPEHINNKTLKQMGKPGREVYEEFVDKYKKANKKMGLNQFLVPYFISSHPGCTLEGAVELAVYLKQNNLRPRQVQDFYPTPGTLSTCMFYTGKNPLTNEKVFIPKTYEEKQTQRALMQYYKPENKERVKKALLKIGRTDLIGTSPDCLVFEKREFNKNTKPNKKTKVHKKKLTNKSGKSKPNSKKIKNNRNKKRA; from the coding sequence ATGAAAATAAATAATGAATTTTTAATAACAACAAAATATGAAATGGAAAGAAAAAATATTTCCCAACTGGATTTTATAATAGTTACGGGAGACGCGTATATAGACCATCCTTCTTTTGGTACCGCAATCATAGGTAGACACCTCGAAAGCCTGGGATTTAATATCGGTGTTATCCCCCAGCCCAACTGGAAAGATAAAGAAGCCTTTAAAGTACTCGGAAGACCTAAATATGCTTTTTTGGTAAACAGCGGAAATATAGACAGCATGGTCAATCACTATACAGCTTCAAAGAAAAAGAGAAATGACGATGTCTATACCGAAGGAGGAGAAGCAAACAAAAGACCGGACAGAGCAGTTATTGTATATTCAAATATGATAAGAATGGCGTATAAAAAAGTAAACATAATAATCGGAGGAATTGAAGCAAGTCTTAGAAGATTTGCTCATTACGATTACTGGGATAATAAAGTAAGGCGCTCCATATTAACGGACTCGACAGCCAATATGCTTACCTACGGAAGCGGAGAAAAGGTATTGGGAGAAATAGCAAACAGACTAAGAAACGGTGAGCAGCTTGAAGAAATAAAAGACGTCAGAGGGACTTGTTATATAACAGCTAAAATAGAAAATATAGAAAATTCTTTAATCATTCCATCTTTCAAAGAAGTTAATGAAGACAAAGAAAATTATAATAAAGCATTTAAAGCTCAGTATCAAAACCAAGATCCTATAACGGGCAAGACGTTGATACAATTCATGGATAAAAATTATCTCGTTCAAAATCCGCCAATGATGCCTTTAAACAGAGAAGAACTGGATAAGGTATACGGACTTAAATATACAAGAAAGTCTCATCCGATGTATAAAAAAGAAATACCGGCAATAAAGGAAATCGAATTCTCCGTAACATCAAACAGAGGATGCTTCGGCAACTGTTCATTCTGTGCCCTTACATTTCATCAGGGACGTATGGTTCAGTCCAGAAGCAAAAAGAGTATAATTGAGGAAGTCAAGCTGTTGACTACCTTAGATGGGTTTAAAGGTTATATACACGATATAGGAGGCCCTACCGCAAACTTTAAACACCCATCATGTAATAAGCAAATGGAACATGGAACATGTATAGGATTTAATAAGACATGTTTATCCCCTACCCCATGTAAAAATATAAATGCGGACCACAGCGAGTTTATCGATGTTTTAAGAGAAGCAAGAAAAGTAAAGAATGTAAAAAAAGTATTTGTAAGGAGCGGTATAAGATACGATTATTTGCTTTTGGAAAAGGATCCCAAAGTATTGGAAGAATTAGTAAAATATCATATAAGCGGACAGCTTAAAATCGCACCCGAACATATAAACAATAAAACACTCAAACAAATGGGAAAACCGGGCAGAGAAGTATATGAAGAGTTTGTAGATAAATATAAAAAAGCAAATAAAAAAATGGGACTTAATCAATTTTTGGTTCCTTACTTTATTTCTTCTCATCCCGGATGTACGCTTGAAGGAGCTGTAGAACTCGCAGTCTATTTAAAGCAAAATAATTTAAGACCGAGACAAGTTCAGGATTTCTATCCGACACCGGGAACGCTGTCAACGTGCATGTTCTACACCGGGAAAAATCCGCTGACGAATGAAAAGGTCTTTATTCCAAAGACCTACGAAGAGAAACAAACGCAAAGAGCTTTAATGCAGTATTATAAACCGGAGAACAAAGAAAGAGTAAAAAAAGCTTTATTAAAAATAGGAAGAACTGACCTGATCGGAACATCTCCGGACTGTTTGGTATTTGAGAAAAGAGAATTCAATAAGAACACCAAACCAAATAAAAAAACAAAAGTCCATAAAAAGAAACTTACAAATAAAAGCGGTAAAAGCAAACCAAACAGTAAAAAAATAAAAAACAACAGAAATAAAAAAAGAGCTTAA
- the rsmA gene encoding 16S rRNA (adenine(1518)-N(6)/adenine(1519)-N(6))-dimethyltransferase RsmA: MKATNKNTISEITNKYDFRFKKDLGQNFLTDENIVLKIVDSLELTDDEVVLEVGPGMGSLTQKLAERAYKVYAVEIDTRAVNMLEETLSEYNNIEIINKDILKTDLREILEDAIKENRKIKFISNLPYYITSPILMKVLEDKVMFENIVVMLQKEVATRLNAKVNTKDYSSFTIAVDYYAEVERLFNVPKTVFVPMPKVDSTVLRVVPRKESKVDVDNQDMFFKVVKAAFMNRRKMVFNSLANGLAVNKDLLKNALLNSGLDEKVRAENITIEQFAKLSNEINNIKK, encoded by the coding sequence ATGAAAGCTACAAATAAAAATACAATAAGCGAAATAACCAATAAATACGATTTCAGATTTAAAAAGGATTTGGGGCAGAATTTTCTTACAGATGAAAATATAGTTTTAAAGATAGTGGACTCACTTGAACTTACAGATGATGAAGTCGTTCTTGAAGTCGGTCCGGGAATGGGCAGCTTGACTCAAAAGCTCGCTGAAAGAGCTTATAAGGTATATGCTGTTGAAATAGATACCAGAGCCGTAAATATGCTTGAAGAAACCTTAAGTGAGTACAATAATATTGAAATAATCAATAAGGATATATTAAAGACCGATTTAAGAGAAATACTTGAAGATGCTATTAAAGAAAATAGAAAAATCAAGTTTATTTCCAATCTTCCGTACTATATTACTTCACCTATTTTAATGAAAGTCTTGGAAGATAAAGTTATGTTTGAAAATATAGTGGTAATGCTTCAAAAAGAAGTCGCTACCAGGCTTAATGCTAAAGTGAATACAAAAGATTATTCATCATTTACCATTGCGGTTGATTATTATGCCGAAGTAGAAAGGCTTTTTAATGTACCGAAGACTGTTTTTGTGCCTATGCCAAAAGTAGATTCCACTGTTTTAAGAGTGGTACCAAGAAAAGAAAGTAAAGTTGATGTAGATAATCAAGATATGTTTTTTAAAGTGGTTAAGGCTGCTTTTATGAACAGACGAAAAATGGTATTTAATTCCCTTGCAAATGGACTTGCCGTAAATAAAGATTTACTTAAAAATGCACTTTTAAATTCAGGGCTCGATGAAAAGGTAAGAGCCGAAAATATAACCATAGAGCAATTTGCTAAATTATCCAACGAGATAAATAATATAAAAAAATAA